The genomic window TGTCCAGATGGCCGGTCGGGGTCCAGCCGAGCCCGTCGGCGCTGATCTGGCCGGGCACCACGGTGCCCTTGCCGTCCTTGACCACCACGGCGGACAGCTTGCCGCCGGCCGCGGCGACCTTGAGGGTGCCGGTGGTGGCGACGTCGGCCGTGCCGTCGTCGGGCACTATGGAGACGACCGCGGTCGAGGCAACGGTGTCCGCGGAGGCCGTGGAGCCGCCGCCGGCCGCCTTGGCGTCACCGGCGGTCGAACTCCCGCCGCCGCCGCTGCATGCCGTCGCGAGCAGCAGCAGCGCGCCGAGCGCGAGCGCCGTCACGTTTCTCCTGATGCCAGGCGACACACCTATCGGCTTCACTTCTGCTGCTCCCCTGCCCGCGCTCACTGCCCTGGACTCCCCCGGCTGGCGCAAGACAACCACACCTGGAGCGTGCTGGGGCACCCTGTTATGTCACCATCGCGTCCCAGACAGCTGTGTACCCGGGCACGGCGGGTGTCAGCCCCCGCGGGGCGGGTCGTACGGACGTGCGGACCACCGGGTTCGGGACCGTCATCAGCCCTTACGTGGTCCGGTCGGCTGGGACGGGCGAGGCTTCGGGTCGGTGCTGCACCCCATTTTCCGGCAGTCCGGATTCGAGCAGGACATGTGCGTCACTCCTTGTGCTGTCGTGCAGGTACAACCGTGTGCTTCGGGTGCCGCGGCAGGCTGCGGCATCCGAACACCTGGTCGTCAAGATCGACGCACGAAAGAGTGATTCGGTTCCCTCTGGCGGGAGTTCACAGGTTCACCGCGCAATTCACAGGGCGGAACCGGCGGTCCACTGCTGCCAGGTCAGGTTCCAGCCGCTCATGCCGTTGTCGGCGGCGACGGTGACGTCGTGGGAGTTGACGACCCGGATCGGGTCGCCCACCAGGGAGTGGGAGAAGAACCAGCCGGCCGGGGTGTCGGCGCCGCCGCCCTTGGTGTCGAGCAGCCCGATGCACCCGTGGCTGACGTTGGTGCGGCCGAAGACGCCTGGCGCCGACCAGTAGTTGCCGTGCACGAAGGTCCCAGAGCGGGTCAGCCGCATCGCGTGCGGGACGTCGGGGATGTCGTACTCGCCGCCGAAGCCGACGGTCCTGCTGTCCATCCGGGTCACCGCGAACTTCTCGGCGATCACCATGACGCCGTTGTACGTGGTGTGCCCGGGGGCGCCGGTGGAGACGTCCAGGCTGCGGACCACCTGGCCGCCCCTGCGTACGGTCATGGTGTGCGCCGCCGCGTCGACGGTGGAGCGCTGGTCGCGGCCGATGGTGAAGTGCACGTCCTTGGACTGGGTGCCGTAGACGCCGGGGGCGGCCTGGACGTCGCGCAGCCGCAGCCGCAGCGTGACCCGGGTGCCGGGCCGCCAGTAGTCGGCGGGCCGCAGGTCGAGCCGCTGGTCGCCGAACCAGTGGCCGACGACGGTGGCGGCGGGCTGGGCGGCGACGGTGATGCCGCGTTCGACGGCGGCCCGGTCGGTGACCGGGCGGCTGAAGCGCAGGGTGACGATCATGCCGTCGCCGACGGTGGCGCCCTCCTCGGGCGTGAAGAAGCCGATCACGGTGTGCTGCGGCACGACCGTGGTGAAGACCGCGTGCTTGGCGGCGGCGCGGCCCTGCGGGTCCACCGCGAGGGCGTCCACCGTGTACTGCGTGGCCAGCGCGAGCCGGCCGGCCGGCCGCCAGCTGCGCCGGTCCGCGGACAGGGCACCGGCCACCGTGGCGCCGTCGTCGGTCTGCGCGGTGACCTGGGTGAGGGTGCCCTGGTCGACGGTGACGGCGAGGCCGCCGTCGGCGGGGACGTCCCTGGCGCCGTCGCCGGGCGCCACGGTGATCACCGCCTCGGACAGCTGGGAGGCCGCGGTCGTCGTCCGGGCCGCCGGTTTGGCGTCGGGGCCGCCACCGCCGCCGGCTCCCGCACCGCAGCCGCCGATCGCCATCGCGCACAGCACTGCGCCCACACCCGCACCCGCGCGCAGCGCGCGCCTCACCGCTTTGCTCACGTCCCGTCAACGACGGCACCGCCGCCGGGGAAACGCGTCACGCGGCGCGTATCGGTGCGGCCTGCCGGCCGCCGGGGGTGAGTCCGAGGCCGCCGGTGGGAAGGAATGGTGCAGGGACACGGCGGGCCGCCGGGCACGGGACGCCCAGGCGAAGCCACAGCCGTGTCCGAGCCGCGGGAGGAAACACGTGTCGGAGACGCGCGAATTCGGCGTATCCGGGTGGGCTCAGGCCTCCCCGCTGCCCGCCGCGGTGCAGGAGCCGGCGGTCGGCCACGGCCAGGACGGGGACGGCCACCGGATACCGGGCGGCGGTGCGGGCACCGGCACGCTCGCCGCTCCCCCGCCGCCGCGCACCGCCCCGGCGCCCGGCGGGCGCCGCCCGCGCCCGGAGCCGCGGCAGGCCGCCGTGTGGCCCGGCTCGCCGCAGCCGCTGGGCGCCCGCTTCCACGCCGGCCCCGACGGCGTGGCGGGCACCAACTTCGCGCTGTGGGCGGGCGGCGCGGAGTCCGTCGAGGTGTGCCTGTTCGCGCCGGACGGCACCGAGACGCGGGCGCCGCTGAGCGAGCTGACGCACGAGGTGTGGCACGGCTTCGTGCCGGGGGTGCTGCCAGGACAGCGGTACGGCTACCGGGTCGGCGGCCGCTGGGACCCGTGGACGGGCGCCCGGTGGAATCCGGCCAAGCTGTTGCTCGACCCGTACGCGCGCGCGGTGGACGGCGACTTCGTGCTGGTCCCGCAGACGTACGGGCACGCGCGCGACTGGCCGGAGGCGGCGGTCGCCGACACCGTGCGCGACGACCGGGACTCGGCGCCCTTCGTCCCCAAGGGCGTGGTGGTGGATGACGACGACGACTGGGTGGACGACCACCGCCCGAAAACGCCGTGGGCGGACACGGTGATCTACGAGCTGCACGTCCGCGGCTTCACCCGCCGCCACCCCGGCATCCCGCCCGAGCTGCGCGGGACCTACGCCGGCCTGGCGCACCCGGCGGCGGTCGCGCACCTGACCGGGCTCGGGGTGACGGCCGTGGAGCTGCTGCCGGTGCACCAGTTCGCGCACGAGGACCACCTGGAGCGGCGGGGCCTGGGCAACTACTGGGGCTACAACTCGATCGGCTACTTCGCCCCGCACGCCGGCTACAGCGCCAGCGGCTCGGGCGGCCAGCAGGTCGGGGAGTTCAAGCGAATGGTCCGGGCGCTGCACGCGGCCGGCATCGAGGTGATCCTCGACGTGGTCTACAACCACACCGCCGAGGGCGGCCAGGGCGGCCCGACGCTGTCGCTGCGCGGCATCGACAACCGCACCTACTACCGCCTCGGCGACGACCCGCGCGGCTACGCCGACTACACCGGCTGCGGCAACACCCTGGCGGTCACGCAGCCGCACGTGCTGCGGCTGATCACCGACTCGCTGCGCTACTGGGTGACCGAGATGGGCGTCGACGGCTTCCGCTTCGACCTGGCGGCGGCGCTGGCCCGCTCCATGCACGACGTCGACATGCTCTCGCCCTTCCTCGCGGTGATCGCCCAGGACCCGGTGCTGCGCCGGGTGAAACTGATCGCCGAGCCGTGGGACGTCGGCTCCGGCGGCTACCAGGTGGGCGCCTTCCCCCCGCTGTGGACCGAGTGGAACGACCGCTTCCGCGACACCGTCAGGGACTTCTGGCGGGGCGCCACCTCCGACGTGCGCGACCTGGGCTACCGGCTGTCCGGGTCGAGCGACCTCTACGACTGGGGCGGCAGGCGCCCGTACGCGTCGGTGAACTTCGTGACCGCGCACGACGGTTTCACGCTGCGCGACCTGGTCAGCCACCAGCGCAAGCACAACGAGGCCAACGGCGAGGACGGCCGGGACGGCACCGACGACAACAGGTCGTGGAACTGCGGGGTGGAGGGTCCGAGCGACGACCCGGCCGTGGCGGCGCTGCGGCGGCGGCAGTTGCGCAACCTCCTGTCGACGCTGCTGCTGTCGACCGGGGTGCCGATGCTGGTCGCGGGTGACGAGATGGGCCGGACGCAGGGCGGCAACAACAACGCCTACTGCCAGGACAACGAGACCAGCTGGGTGGACTGGTCGCTGCTTGACGAGCCCGGCTGGGCGGCGCTGCGCGATCTGACCGCACGGCTGATCGCGCTGCGCCGGGCGCATCCGGTGCTGCGCAGCGGCGGCTTCTTCTCCGGGCTCGCCTCGGCGCCCGAGGGGCTGCGGGATGTGGCCTGGTTCGGCGCGCAGGGGCGGGAGCTGACCGACGAGGAGTGGTTCGCCCGCTCGGCGACGCTGGGGATGTACCTGTCGGGCGCCGACATCCCGCACCGGGACGCCCGCGGCGAGCCGGTGCTCGACGACAGCTTCCTGCTGATCGTGCACGCCCACCACCGCCCGGTCTCCTTCACCCTGCCGGGCATGCCGTGGGGCTCGTCGTACGAGCTGCTGCTCGACACCGGCGTGGAGCCCCAGTCGGCGCCCCCGCCGGTGCCGCCCGCCCCGGCCGGGACCGCGGTGCGGGTCGCCGCGCGGTCCGTGCGGCTCTACCGGGCGGTGCGCGAGGGGGCGGCGGCAGGGCGCTGAGGCACCGGGAGCCGGCGCGCGCGGCCGCCGGGCCGACTGCCCGGGAATCGGCTGGACTGCGCAAGTGGTCCAGTCCACTATGAGCCCGGTGACCTTCTCCGCACCCGGCCCCGAGCAGGCCGCCGCGGCCGTGCCGGGCCCGCCGGCGCACCTGCCGCCGGCCGGACCGCTCTGGTCGCCGGACTTCCGGCTGTACTTCACCGCGCGCTCGGTGGCGATGCTCGGCGACACGATGCTGCCCGTCGCGCTGTCCGCGGGCCTGCTCTCCTACGGCTACTCGGCCGGTGACATCGGGCTGGTGATGGCCGCCACCACGGCCTGCTTCGCCGGCTTCGTCATCTTCGGCGGGGTGCTGGCCGACCGCTTCGCCGCCCGGTCCCTGATGATCAGCGCCGACCTGATCCGGGTGTGCACCCAGTCGACGGCCGCCGTCCTCTTCCTGACCCACAGCGTGCGGCTGTGGGAGGTGCTGGTGATCGCGGTGGTCAACGGCACGTGCGCTGCGGCCTTCCAGCCGGGCGTGGCCAGCACGGTGGTGCGGGTCGCCCACGACGTGCACGGCGCCAACGCGGTGATCAGGACCGCGGAGTCGGCGGCGAGCCTGGCGGGGCCGGCGCTGGCCGGCGTGCTGGTCGGTTTCAGCTCAGCGGGCGCGGTCTTCGCGGTGCACGCGGCGACGTATCTGACCAGCGGGCTGTGCCTGATCCTGCTGCGGCTGGCTCCCGCGCCGCCGCGGGTCACCGGCGCCGGGACGGGCCCCACCTTCAGGGCGGATCTCGGCGAGGGGTGGCGGGAGTTCAGGGCGCGGACCTGGATGTGGTCGGTGATCCTGGTGTGGACGCTCTACACGCTGTGCGTGATGGGCCCCTTCACCCCACTGGCGGCGGGCGAGATCATCCCCGAGCACGGCGCGGGGGCGTACGGCCTGGTCAACTCGGCGCTCGGCGCCGGCACCGCGGCCGGCGCGCTGCTGGCGATGCGGCTGCGCGCGGACCGGCCGCTGCGGGCGGGCAGCTGCGGCATCTTCGCGGTCGCCCTGATGCCCGCGTCCGTCGGCCTGGACCTGCCGGTGCCCGGCCTGTGCGGCTGCCTGTTCCTCGCGGGCGCCGGCGGGGCGTTCTGGGGCGTCAACTGGGCGACCAGCGTGCAGACCCAGGTCCCCGGCGACATCCTCAACCGCATCCACGCCTACGAAGTGGCCGGGTCCGTCGCGATGTTCCCGGTCGGCCAGGCGCTCGCCGGGCCGGCCGCCGCGCTGTTCGGCACCCGGCAGGTGCTCCAGGCCGGCGGCGTCATGGCCCTCGTGGTGGGCGCCACCCTGCTGTCGATCCCCGCGGTACGCGGTCTGCGCCGGGCCGCCCCCGGCAAACCGGGGTGCGGCGGCCCGGCCTGACGGCTCGACGGCTGATTCCCGCCAGATTCCGCCGCCGGGCACGACCAGGATCATGGGCATGGACACCACCGAATTCGAAGGAAAGACCGCCCTGGTCACCGGGGCGGCCCGCGGGATAGGCGCGGCGGTCGCGCTGCGGCTCGCGGAGGGCGGCGCCGACGTGGCTCTGACCTACCAGCACAACCAGCCGGCGGCGGAGGCCGTCGCCGGCAAGATCCGCGGCACGGGCCGCCGGGCGCTCGCGCTGCGCGCGGACAGCGGCGACCCCGCCGCGGTCGAGGGCGCGGTCGACCGGGTGGCGGCCGAGTGGGGGCGGCTCGACATCCTGGTCAACAACGCGGGCGCCTACGTGGTGGGCCCGGTGGCGGACCTGGGCGCCGAGGAGTTCGACCGCTCGGTGGCGGTCAACGTCCGCGGCCCCTATCTGGCGGCCCGGGCGGCGGCCCGGCACATGCGCGAGGGCGGCCGGATCATCAGCATCGGCAGCAACGTCGCCGACCGCACCACCTTCCCCGGCCACACTCTCTACGCCCTGACCAAGACCGCGCTGACCGGTATGACCAAGGGCCTGGCCAGGGATCTGGGCCCGCTGGGCATCACGGTGAACCTGCTGCACCCGGGCCCGACCGACACCGACTCCAACCCGGCGGACGGCCCCTACGCGGACACCGTCCGCGGCTTCACCGCGCTCGGGCGGTACGCGGGGGCGGACGAGATCGCCGCGGTGGTGGCGCACCTGGCGTCGGACGCGGCCTCGTACGTGACCGGCGCGGCGGTCCACGTGGACGGCGGCTTCACGGTCTGACCGCAGGGACCCCGGGCGCGCCCCGGGCCGCCTGCTCCGGGGCAGGCGGTGCGGTGGCGAAAACCAGGTGAATCGTGTCAGTGGGCAACCGTAGGGTCAGGAGTGATGGCTGCCTCCCCTGACCCCGCGTCCCCCGCCCGCCCGCGGTCCTCGGTCCGCTCGCTGCTGCGGCTGTGGCCGTACGTCCGCCCGATCCGCGGCCGGCTGACGACCTCGGCGGTGGTCGGCGTGGTCGCCTCCAGCATGGGCCTGCTGATCCCGCTGGTGCTCAAGTGGCTGGTCGACGGCCCGGTCACCGACCAGGACCCGTCCGGGGTGTGGCTCGGCGGCGGTCTTGTGCTGCTGCTCGGGCTGCTTGAAGCGATCCTGTTCGGGCTGCGGCGCTGGCTGGTGGCCAGGCCGCTGGCCGGCGTCGAGGCCTCGATGCGCGCCGACCTCTACCGGCGGCTGCAGCGCCTGCCGGTGGCCTTCCACGACCGGTGGGCGTCGGGCCAGCTGCTCTCCCGGGCCACCACCGACCTGCAGATCCTGCGGATGTTCCTGGCCTTCCCGCTGGTCTTCCTGTTCGTGAACGCCACCACGATGCTGCTCGGCTTCGGCATCCTGCTGGCGCAGAGCCCGCTGCTGACCCTGGTGCTGCTCGGCCCCGCGGTGCCGATGGTGGTGCTGTCCTCGCGGTTCGAGACGCGGTACGCCCTGGCCGCCCGGCGCGCCCAGGACCAGGCGGGCGACCTGGCCACCCTGGTCGAGGAGTCCGTGCTCGGCGTGCGGATCATCAAGGCCTTCGGGCGGCACCGCAGCCAGTCGCGGGCCTTCCACCGGCAGGCCCGCCGGCTGCGCGGCACCGAACTGCACAAGGCGCGGCTGCTGTCCGACCTGTGGGCGCTGATCATGACGCTGCCGGAGCTGGCCATCGGCGTCGCCCTGGTGATCGGCGTGCTCCAGGTCTCCGACGACAAGCTCTCGGCCGGGACGCTGGTGGCGTTCCTGACCACCGCGCTGGCGCTGCGCTGGCCGGTGGAGTCGATCGGCTTCCTGCTGGCGATGAGCAACGAGGCGGCCACCGCCGCCGACCGCTACTTCGAGCCGATGGACGCGAGCGGCGCCGAGGGCGGCGAGGCGACGGAACCGGCCGGGCCGCCGGCTGCCGGCGCGGCCGGCGGGCTGCGGATGGAGGGGGTGGCCTTCCGCTACCCCGACGCCCCCGCCGGCAGCCCGGCGCTGCTGCACGGGGTGGACCTGCACATCAGGTCCGGCGAGACGATGGCGCTCGTCGGGGCGACCGGGTGCGGGAAGACCACGCTGACCGCGCTGGTGCCGCGGCTGCACGAGCCCACCGGCGGGCGGATCACCCTGGACGGCGTGGACACCGCGGGCATGCCGGTCGCGCGGCTGCGCGAACTGGTCGCGGTGGCCTTCGAGGAGCCGACGCTGTTCTCCGCGACGGTACGGGAGAACGTGGCGATGGGCGCCGGGCCGGTCGGCGCCGGCGAGGAGGAGGTGCGGCGCGCGCTGGAGATCGCCCAGTGCGGCTTCGTGCACGCGCTGCCCGACGGCCTGGACACCCAGGTCGGCGAGCAGGGCCTGAGCCTGTCCGGCGGGCAGCGGCAGCGGCTCGCGCTGGCCCGGGCGGTCGTCGGGCGACCGCAGTTCCTGATGCTCGACGACCCGCTGTCCGCGCTCGACGTGCACACCGAGGCACTGGTCGAGGCGGCGCTGCGCGACGTGCTGCGGGAGACGACCGCACTGGTCGTGGCGCACCGGCCGTCGACCGTCCAGCTCGCCGACCGGGTGGCGCTGCTGTCCGGCGGGCGGATCACCGCGGTCGGCACCCACCCCGAACTGCTGCGGGACAACGCCGAATACCGCCGTCTGATGTCGGGCCTCGACACCGTCGTGGAGCCCCGGGAAAGGAGCGACGCGCGATGACGTCCGCCACCGAGCAGCAGCTCAGCGACCCGGAGGAGCCCGGCCCGCGGCCGGCCGGCGACCCGGGCCCGGCGACGGCGCCGCCGGAGCCCGACGCCTTCGACCTGGACAAGCTGCCGGCGCCCAGGAACGCCCAGGTGCTGCTGCTGCGTTCGCTGCTGCGCCCGCACACCCGCAGGGTCTGGCTGGCCTCGGTACTGCTGCTGGTCCAGCAGGCGGCGGTGCAGGCGGGGCCGCTGCTGGTCGCGTACGCCATCGACAACGCGATCCCGCAGGTGCGCGACGGGCGGCACACCGCGCTGGTCGTGGTGGCCTGCGCCTACCTGGGGTGCGGGCTGGCCGCCGGCGCGCTGCAGCGCACCTTCATCCGGGTCGCCGCGCTGATCAGCCAGGACGTGCTGATCGAGCTGCGCGCCCGGATGTTCCGGCACGCCCAGTCGCTGGACCTGGACTTCCACGAGCGCTACACCTCGGGCCGGCTGATCGCCCGGGCCACCTCCGACGTCGAGTCGATCAGGGAACTGCTCACCGACGGCCTGGAGGAGCTGATCGGTGTGGTGCTCTCGGTCGTCTACATCTCGGTGCTGCTGGTCTTCCTCGACTGGCGGCTCGGCCTGGTCACGCTGGTCTCGTACCTGCCGCTGTATCTGGCGATCCGCCGCTTCCAGCGCCGCTCGATGGTCGCCTACCGCAGGCGCTCCACCGCCATCGCGGCGGTCATCGTGAAGTTCACCGAGACGATGAACGGCATCCGCCCGGTCAAGGCCTTCCGCCGCGAGACGCCGAACGAGGCGGCCTTCGACGTGCTCAACCACCGGCAGTACCGGGCGAACGGCGACGCGATCCTGGAGATGGCCCGCTACGTCGTCATCTCCCGGCTGATCGCCAACGTCGCCGTCGCCGGGATCGTGGTGTGGGGCGCCTACCGGGTGGCCGGCGGCGGGATGGCGCTGGGCGTGCTCGCCGCGTTCGTGCTCTACCTGCGGCGGCTGTACGACCCGATCGACCGGCTGGGGATGTTCCTGAACTCCTACCAGGCGGCCGCGGCCTCGCTGGAGAAGATCGCCGGCCTGCTGGCCCAGAGCCCGACCGTGCCGATGCCCGAGCACCCTGTCGCGCTGCCGCCGACGGCCGGCGGCCGGCCGGGGCGCGAGGTGGTCTTCGACCGGGTGCGGTTCGGCTACCGGACCGGTGGCGAGGTGCTGCCCGCCTTCGACCTGCGGCTGCCCGCCGGGCAGACCCTCGCGGTGGTCGGCGCGACCGGCGCGGGCAAGTCCACCCTGGCCAAGCTGCTGGCCAGGTTCTACGACCCGAGCGGCGGCCGGGTGCTGTTGGACGGCGTCCGGCTGAGCGACCTGTCACCGGTCGACCTGCGCCGCGGGGTGGTCATGGTGACGCAGGAGGCGTTCCTCTTCTCCGGCACCGTCGCGGACAACATCGCCATCGGCCGTCCCGACGCCTCCCGCGAGGAGGTCGAGGCCGCGGCCCGCGCGATCGGCGCGCACGACTTCATCGCCGCGCTGCCGGACGGCTACGACACGGACGTCCGCAAGCGCGGCGGCCGGATCTCGGCCGGCCAGCGCCAGCTCGTCGCGTTCGCCCGCGCGCTGCTGGCCGACCCGGGCGTGCTGATCCTCGACGAGGCGACCTCGTCCCTGGACATCCCCGGCGAACGCGCGGTCCAGTACGCCATGCAGACGGTGCTCACCGGCCGCACGGCGGTCATCATCGCCCACCGGCTGTCCACCGTGGCGATCGCCGACCGCGTCCTGGTGATGCGCGACGGGCGCGTCGTGGAGGACGGCACCCCGGCCGAACTCATCGCGGGTGACGGCCACTACGCCCAGCTGGACGCGGCCTGGCGGGACGGTCTGGCCTAGGCCGGGCCCGACAGATCCCGCCTGGCCCGCGGCGCCTAGGACGTGTCCGTTCGCCGGATCTGGCGCCGGGCCCGGCGCCCGGCGGGGCCGCCGCGCGGCGGTCGCCGCTCGGCGCCGCGGCGGATCTGCCGTGCCGCGCCGCCTCCGGCCTCGGCGAGGCGGCGCTCGTAGTCCTGCCGCGCCCCGGTCTCGCGGGGCGTCTCGCGGACGAAGAGCGCCGCGAGGACGCTGCCGAGCAACCGCGCGGCGATCGCCGGCAGCACCGGCGCCAGCAGGATCGCCAGGCCCTGGTTGCCGTACGCCCGGGCGCCGGTGCGCGCTGCCCGGTGCCGGGATTCGGCCACCTGCGCCGGGGTGACCGGCACCCGGTTCACCGGGCGCTGCCGTACCCACCCGACGACCAGCGCCACCACCGCGGCGGCGCCCTCCAGGACGTGGATGACGATCCGCGCCCGGGGTGGGAAGAGCGACACGAAGCCCAGATACAGCGCGACCGCCACCAGCCCCACCACGGCGACGAAGAGCAGCGAGCCCAGGACGACCAGGCCGCGGCGCACCCCGTAGCCGAACCCGCGGTGCAGCCAGCTCGTGCCGAGGAAGGGCTGCGGGAACGGCTCGACGGCGGGAACGC from Streptomyces sp. NBC_01198 includes these protein-coding regions:
- a CDS encoding L,D-transpeptidase, yielding MSKAVRRALRAGAGVGAVLCAMAIGGCGAGAGGGGGPDAKPAARTTTAASQLSEAVITVAPGDGARDVPADGGLAVTVDQGTLTQVTAQTDDGATVAGALSADRRSWRPAGRLALATQYTVDALAVDPQGRAAAKHAVFTTVVPQHTVIGFFTPEEGATVGDGMIVTLRFSRPVTDRAAVERGITVAAQPAATVVGHWFGDQRLDLRPADYWRPGTRVTLRLRLRDVQAAPGVYGTQSKDVHFTIGRDQRSTVDAAAHTMTVRRGGQVVRSLDVSTGAPGHTTYNGVMVIAEKFAVTRMDSRTVGFGGEYDIPDVPHAMRLTRSGTFVHGNYWSAPGVFGRTNVSHGCIGLLDTKGGGADTPAGWFFSHSLVGDPIRVVNSHDVTVAADNGMSGWNLTWQQWTAGSAL
- the glgX gene encoding glycogen debranching protein GlgX → MPGGGAGTGTLAAPPPPRTAPAPGGRRPRPEPRQAAVWPGSPQPLGARFHAGPDGVAGTNFALWAGGAESVEVCLFAPDGTETRAPLSELTHEVWHGFVPGVLPGQRYGYRVGGRWDPWTGARWNPAKLLLDPYARAVDGDFVLVPQTYGHARDWPEAAVADTVRDDRDSAPFVPKGVVVDDDDDWVDDHRPKTPWADTVIYELHVRGFTRRHPGIPPELRGTYAGLAHPAAVAHLTGLGVTAVELLPVHQFAHEDHLERRGLGNYWGYNSIGYFAPHAGYSASGSGGQQVGEFKRMVRALHAAGIEVILDVVYNHTAEGGQGGPTLSLRGIDNRTYYRLGDDPRGYADYTGCGNTLAVTQPHVLRLITDSLRYWVTEMGVDGFRFDLAAALARSMHDVDMLSPFLAVIAQDPVLRRVKLIAEPWDVGSGGYQVGAFPPLWTEWNDRFRDTVRDFWRGATSDVRDLGYRLSGSSDLYDWGGRRPYASVNFVTAHDGFTLRDLVSHQRKHNEANGEDGRDGTDDNRSWNCGVEGPSDDPAVAALRRRQLRNLLSTLLLSTGVPMLVAGDEMGRTQGGNNNAYCQDNETSWVDWSLLDEPGWAALRDLTARLIALRRAHPVLRSGGFFSGLASAPEGLRDVAWFGAQGRELTDEEWFARSATLGMYLSGADIPHRDARGEPVLDDSFLLIVHAHHRPVSFTLPGMPWGSSYELLLDTGVEPQSAPPPVPPAPAGTAVRVAARSVRLYRAVREGAAAGR
- a CDS encoding MFS transporter is translated as MTFSAPGPEQAAAAVPGPPAHLPPAGPLWSPDFRLYFTARSVAMLGDTMLPVALSAGLLSYGYSAGDIGLVMAATTACFAGFVIFGGVLADRFAARSLMISADLIRVCTQSTAAVLFLTHSVRLWEVLVIAVVNGTCAAAFQPGVASTVVRVAHDVHGANAVIRTAESAASLAGPALAGVLVGFSSAGAVFAVHAATYLTSGLCLILLRLAPAPPRVTGAGTGPTFRADLGEGWREFRARTWMWSVILVWTLYTLCVMGPFTPLAAGEIIPEHGAGAYGLVNSALGAGTAAGALLAMRLRADRPLRAGSCGIFAVALMPASVGLDLPVPGLCGCLFLAGAGGAFWGVNWATSVQTQVPGDILNRIHAYEVAGSVAMFPVGQALAGPAAALFGTRQVLQAGGVMALVVGATLLSIPAVRGLRRAAPGKPGCGGPA
- a CDS encoding SDR family NAD(P)-dependent oxidoreductase, whose translation is MDTTEFEGKTALVTGAARGIGAAVALRLAEGGADVALTYQHNQPAAEAVAGKIRGTGRRALALRADSGDPAAVEGAVDRVAAEWGRLDILVNNAGAYVVGPVADLGAEEFDRSVAVNVRGPYLAARAAARHMREGGRIISIGSNVADRTTFPGHTLYALTKTALTGMTKGLARDLGPLGITVNLLHPGPTDTDSNPADGPYADTVRGFTALGRYAGADEIAAVVAHLASDAASYVTGAAVHVDGGFTV
- a CDS encoding ABC transporter ATP-binding protein → MAASPDPASPARPRSSVRSLLRLWPYVRPIRGRLTTSAVVGVVASSMGLLIPLVLKWLVDGPVTDQDPSGVWLGGGLVLLLGLLEAILFGLRRWLVARPLAGVEASMRADLYRRLQRLPVAFHDRWASGQLLSRATTDLQILRMFLAFPLVFLFVNATTMLLGFGILLAQSPLLTLVLLGPAVPMVVLSSRFETRYALAARRAQDQAGDLATLVEESVLGVRIIKAFGRHRSQSRAFHRQARRLRGTELHKARLLSDLWALIMTLPELAIGVALVIGVLQVSDDKLSAGTLVAFLTTALALRWPVESIGFLLAMSNEAATAADRYFEPMDASGAEGGEATEPAGPPAAGAAGGLRMEGVAFRYPDAPAGSPALLHGVDLHIRSGETMALVGATGCGKTTLTALVPRLHEPTGGRITLDGVDTAGMPVARLRELVAVAFEEPTLFSATVRENVAMGAGPVGAGEEEVRRALEIAQCGFVHALPDGLDTQVGEQGLSLSGGQRQRLALARAVVGRPQFLMLDDPLSALDVHTEALVEAALRDVLRETTALVVAHRPSTVQLADRVALLSGGRITAVGTHPELLRDNAEYRRLMSGLDTVVEPRERSDAR
- a CDS encoding ABC transporter ATP-binding protein, giving the protein MTSATEQQLSDPEEPGPRPAGDPGPATAPPEPDAFDLDKLPAPRNAQVLLLRSLLRPHTRRVWLASVLLLVQQAAVQAGPLLVAYAIDNAIPQVRDGRHTALVVVACAYLGCGLAAGALQRTFIRVAALISQDVLIELRARMFRHAQSLDLDFHERYTSGRLIARATSDVESIRELLTDGLEELIGVVLSVVYISVLLVFLDWRLGLVTLVSYLPLYLAIRRFQRRSMVAYRRRSTAIAAVIVKFTETMNGIRPVKAFRRETPNEAAFDVLNHRQYRANGDAILEMARYVVISRLIANVAVAGIVVWGAYRVAGGGMALGVLAAFVLYLRRLYDPIDRLGMFLNSYQAAAASLEKIAGLLAQSPTVPMPEHPVALPPTAGGRPGREVVFDRVRFGYRTGGEVLPAFDLRLPAGQTLAVVGATGAGKSTLAKLLARFYDPSGGRVLLDGVRLSDLSPVDLRRGVVMVTQEAFLFSGTVADNIAIGRPDASREEVEAAARAIGAHDFIAALPDGYDTDVRKRGGRISAGQRQLVAFARALLADPGVLILDEATSSLDIPGERAVQYAMQTVLTGRTAVIIAHRLSTVAIADRVLVMRDGRVVEDGTPAELIAGDGHYAQLDAAWRDGLA